DNA sequence from the Rhodothermales bacterium genome:
TGGGCAGCACGCTCGGGTACATCGCCGTGGTGGTGGGTGTCGGGGCGATGTTCGGGGAGTTGCTCCAGGTGTCGGGGGGCGCCGAGCGCATCGCGCGGACGTTGCTGGACCGGTTCGGTGAGAAGAAGTCGCAGTGGGCGCTCGCGCTGACCGGGCTCATCGTATCGACGCCGGTGTTTTTCGACGTGGCGCTCATCCTGTTTATCCCACTCGTGTACAGCCTCGCGCGGCGGGCGAAGACGTCGCTGCTGTATTACGGGGTGCCGCTCATCGCCGGCATGGGCGTCGCGCACGCCTTCATCCCGCCCACGCCGGGGCCGGTGGCCGTCGCGGCGCTGCTGAACGCCGATCTGGGTTGGGTGATTCTGTTCGGTTTGATCGCCGGCGTGCCGGCCACGGCGGTCGGCGGGATCCTGTACGGCAAGTTCATCTCGGCCCGGATGGACATCGCGATCCCCGAATACATGGCCCGCGACATGCCATCGGGCGATATCGAATCGAAGGAGTTGCCCTCGTTCGCGACGGTGATGACGATCATCGGGCTCCCGATCGTGCTCATCCTGGCCAATACCGTGACGGGGGTCATGTTGCCGAAGGACAGCCTGGTGGCGCAGTGGGTTGGATTCATCGGTCACCCCTTCATCGCCCTCATCCTGGCGGCGTTGCTGGCGTTCTACACGCTCGGCACCCTCCGGGGGTATTCGCGCGACGACATCCAGCGGATTGCGACGCGGTCGATGGAGCCGGTGGGGCTCATCATCCTCGTCACGGGAGCCGGCGGCGTGTTCGGCAAGGTCCTGATCGCCACGGGTGTCGGGACCGCACTGGCGGATATGATGGCGGCATCCGGCCTCCCGATGGTGTTGCTGGCGTTCGTGATCGCACTCGTCGTCCGGCTGTCCCAGGGTTCCGCGACGGTGTCGATGGTGACGGCGGCCGGCCTCATCGCACCGGTGATCGAAACCGGGTCCTTCTCCGCGCCGCTCGTTGGCTGCATCACCATCGCCATCGCCGCCGGCGCCACGATGGTATCGCACGTCAACGACTCCGGCTTCTGGCTCGTCAGCCGCTACATGGGGATGACCGAAAAACAGACCATCCAGTCATGGACGGTGGTTTCGAGCATCGTCGGCCTGGTGGGACTGGTCGTGGTGCTGGTGGCGAGTGCGTTTTTGTAAGGGTTCGAGGTTCGACGTTCAACGTTCCATGATGCTCGTTTCTGGACGCCTTAAACGTTGAACCTGCCTGCTTGAAACTCTTCAGATCCACACATTCAGCTTGTGATGGTTGACCATGCACTGCAGCATGTCGGCGGCGGTGAGGAGGCCGATCATTTTCTGGCCGGAATCGACGATCGGGATGCAGTGGATGTCTTCCATGACCATGACGCGGGAGATTTCGCGCAGGGTCGTGTTGCCGGTGGCGGTGAGCACGTGGCCGGTCATGACTTCCGCGATGAGGACGTCTTCCGGCCGCCGGCCGCCGGCGAGGGTGCGCATCACGTCGTGCTGGGAGAGGATGCCTACGAGTTTGCCCGAGCGGTTCTTGACGGGAAGATGGTCGATGTGGTGGTCGGCGAACAGTTTTACCGCGACGTGGAGCGGCTGCTCCGGCTCGACGGTCTGCATTCGCGTCTGCATCACTTCCTTGGCAAACACCGCCTGTTCGAGCCGCTGATTCTGGCGTGTCAGGGCCTGGTTATAGGGATTCGCGCCACGGGCGCCGCGCCGATTGGTCCACGCGGCATTTTGCTCTCGATCAGATTTACCCCGATCGGATGGCGTTACCGGCCGGGTTTCTTCCGGCTTGTAGGTCGTCGGCAGGCTTTCGCCCACCCATTCGATAGGCATGACGACGCTCCGGTATGGTGAAAAGCCGGCCGGTTGAACAGAAGGCAAGAGGCCGGCGAGGCTGGTTGCTGAAAGGCACAGGTGCTTGAAAAGGCGTTAATGCCACGCCCGATCCGGCGACTGTGTTCCATCGCGGCCGCTAATTGCCTTCCCTGGCATCGATGAAAGCGGGCCTCGGCAGGGGGCGATCCCGCAAGCGGGGTCAGGGTGTTAGGCCGGGACCTTGTCCACCGCGCACAGGGCGACCGCGCGAGGCCTGCGCCTGACTATAGGATCGGCCGAAAGCGAAAATCGCTAAAATCACGCTCCCGCGGCCCCGAATGACGGGTCGTAGGGGATGGGACGATGCGATTCGATGAACTGCACGATCGCTTCGGGGTCGTCGTGGATGGAAAGCAACTCCCGGTACTGTTTCGTCGCCGCGAGGTGCTGGAGGAGGGGATAGACGGGGCTGGTCTGGGTCCAGAACGCCGTATCGTAGAACACCATGGGGCTGACCACCTTCCAGCTGCCGTAGTGGTTCTGGGCAGCGTCCATGAAGACCTCCTGGATGGTGCCGGCGCTGCCGGGGGCATAGATGACCCCGGATGTGGCGATGGCGAGCAGCACGTCTTCGCGGATGCTGTTCGCAAAATATTTGGCGATATGCGAAGCGAACTGGTTGGTGGGTTCATGGCCGTAGAACCAGGTCGGTATCGCGAGGCTCTCTCCGCCGTCGGCATAGAGGTCCCGCACGGCGAAGCCGAGATCGAGGTAGGCGTCCTCATGGTACGACGGCTCGCCGGCCAGCATGTCGATGGCTTCATCGAGGTCGCCCGGCTGATAGCGGGCCATGTAGGCGCCCAGGTTGCCGGCTTCCATGGCGCCGGGGCCCCCGCCCGTCGCGATGAAATACCCCCGGCCGGTGAGGCTGTACGCCATGCGGGCGACATCGCGATAGGCCGGCTCGCCGCGCTTCATGCGGTGGCCGCCCATGATGGCTACGATCTGGGGATGCGCATCGAGGAGTTCTTCCAGCGCGTCGTCGATGGCGTGGTCGTGCAGGCGCTGGGCGAGCGCTTCGAGGATCGGCGGCGGACTGTCGCTGAGGCGGTAGCGCGTAAAGTGCTGATAGATGGTCATGTCCAGCGCATCGCGCTGGAAGCTGCCGGGGTCGCCGCGCCGGTATCCCTGCATCAGCTCGTCGATGGTGTAGAGCGTCGAGCGGTAGGGGCGATAGGGCAGGCCGGGGAGGCGGGGAAAGATGAGCCCGCCGCTGCCGACGATGTGGCTCAGGACGCGGTCCTCGAACTGGCATCCAAGAAACGCCGCGCCGGCCGCCGAAACGCCGAGGAGGACCTCCGACTGGTCCTGCAGGTCCAGGCCCTGGCAGACGACGGCCTCGAGGTTTCCGTATTCCTGGATGTGGCCCAGGAGGGCAGCGACGGAGCCGAATTCAAAATGCATGGGTAGACAATCAGGTGACAGGCGTGCCCTGCATGCCGCGTGGCGACGCCGGCGGGGCAAGGATCCATGGACAAACCGGCACAGATCGGTGGGCATCTTCTGTAACCGCTTCCGCCTTGTATGGCATCGACGACGTTACGTTTCATCCCGGCACATTATCGATGCGCCACCGCCTGGATCACGGCGCGGCCGGCGGTTTCCATGCGTACGAAGTAGAGGCCGGCCGGCCGGTCGGACCAATCCATCCGGACCTCGTGCGGCCCAGCGGCCTGGCGCGCGTCGACGAGGACATCGAGCCGGCGGCCCAGCAGGTCGAACAGGGCGATGCGGACCGCGCCGTCGGCGGGCAGGGTGTAGGCGATCGTGCTGGAGCCGGAGGCCGGCGATGGGTAGACGCTCAGCGCATAGTCCGGCTGAGGGACTTCCGGTTCGATATCCACGGACATCACCGGGAGCTGGACTTCCCACAGCCCCCGCGAGGCGCCGTTCTCGATGACATAGAGCGTTGTTTCCAGCGGGTCGAATACCGCGTCGATCGGGTGGTCGAAGCCCGTCACCAGCTGGGTCGCGTGCATGACGTAGGCGTCGCCGATCTTCTCCAGGTCGATGTGCAGGAGGTCCTCGCCATCGTCTTCCATCGGCGCGAGGAGGTTGGTGGTCGGATCGTTCCAGCTCAATACGAAGGCGTCTTCTCTGAACTCCTCGGCGATGACCTGGCCAGCATCCACGATGATGCGGTCGGACCGGTTGAAGACCAGTCCCAACGGCGAACGGTGCGCGGTGAACGAGTGGATGGACTCGCCGGCCTCGCTGGCGTCGATGATTTCGCCGTTCAGGGGATCCATGTACCGGTCGGCGTCGGGGCCCCTGTTGGGGATGGGGTCGGTGAAGGTGACGCCGGCTGGCGGGGTGGGGAAGGACGGATCGTCGTAGAAGAAGCCGCGGAGATACGCGGTGGAGGTCGGGTTGATCAGCGGATCCTGATCGGGGTCGAAGCCGGGGAATTGCTGCGGCGTCTCGTTGTCGCCCATCCGCCACGGGAATCCATAGTGATGGCCTTCCCGGATCCAGTTGAGTTCTTCGGGGTCGTTGCGGTCGCCCGAGTTCTCCGTCCCGAACAGATCGCCGGTCGGCCCGAACGCCATCGAAAACGTGTTTCGGATCCCCCGCGCAAAGACGTAGGGTGCGAGCGCCGTGCTGTCGTTGGGCAGCAGCAGGTCGGTGCTGTCGGCCGGCAGGCGGAAGATGACGGTGGTCAGGGGGATATCGCGGAGGCCGGGGAAGTTGCCGGCGTTTTCGTGCACTTCGCCGTGGTCCGACCGCGCGCCGCTGTTCACAAATACATACGCGCCGTCCGGGCTCACCACGACGCCGTTGAACAGATGGTTAAATCCGTCGCCGGTGAGCGGATAGGGCTCGGTTCGCGCGAGGGTGCTCCACGTGCGCGCATGATTCTGTGGATTCGAGGGATCCACACGGACGCCGCGTTTGATCCAAGCGGTGGTGACGAGGTCGTCGGCTTCGTTGCCGACGAGGTAGATCGTGTCGTCCGGCCCGATGGCCATGCCCTGCGGGGCGTTCAGTCCATGCGAGTCGGTAGTGTAGAGCAGGTCCGATTCCCATCCTTGCTCGTTTTCGATCAGCCGGTAGATGTTGCCGTTGACCCGCATGTAGTAGAGCTCTTCCGAGCGGAGTGAGCGTTCGAGCTGCACGGCGTCGGGGAAGACGGTGCCGAGACGCGTGACGAGGATGTCGCTGCGCGTGGGGGTCTGGGCGACCGCGGGGAGGCCGGTGGTTCCAGCCAGCGCGACAAGGAAGAGGGCGATCCGATGCATCATGTTCTGCAGGTTTGGCGATGGCGCGGCCACGAAGTTTCATGGCCCTACGGCAATGGGGGGCGTCGGGCGTCGGGGCGGGTGTAATCACAAACGCCTTCCGGGAATATCGCCTCCATGCGGGTGCGTTGCTGTGGGGACATCTCCCATGCGCCATACAGACCTTGCCGCACGGCGTCGTCGATGGGCTGGAGCTGGCACTTGAACACATCCCCGGTGATCGGGCCGCCGGCCACGATGCGCGAGGTGCGGTACACCGGAAACCGCTCGGCGCAGGGGCCCTTCGGCCGGTCGTCCAGGATGCCGTTCCAGGCGTCGGGGCCGCTGTAGATCAGGGAGCCGTCCACGTCGTAGCAGCTGTCGACGGCGCGATCCGGCTTGTTGCCGGCGACGCCGCGTTCCGGGTGGTCGCGCAGGTTCGCCATCCATTCGTCGATGACCTGGAAGGCGAGCGGCGTCTGGTCGTAGCGCTCGCGGTCCGTCCCCGTGTCCGTGAACCAGACGACCTGATTCGCGGCGTCGCCGTCGTGGTTCAGCATGCGCTGGCGGATGGCGAAGGACTGGTGGCTGTTGTGCATGTCGAGCACCTCTTCCAGGTAATGACGCCAGTCGATCAGGGGGATGTCGATCTGGCCGGTAAAGACCATCCCGCTGGTATAGGCCGCCTCGATGGCGCCGGCATCGGCCGTGGTGCGCGGCGCCGGCGGGTCGCCGGCGTCGTTCGGGCTGAGCGTCATGTTGCGGGCGCTGTGGATGTCGAGGCCGCCTTCGGGCAAATAAGGCTGGCCTTCCTGCACCGATTCCTTCGCCGGCTTCCATCCTCCTATGCGCGCGTTCAGGTCGATGAATTCATCCGGCGAAATATGGCCGTCGAGCAGGGCCTGGAGACCGTACTGGACGCCGACATTGTCCCACGTCCGCCGCGCGTAGCCGTCGGCGTTGGTGCCGTAGATCTGCACGAGGTCGCCGAAGTGCGTCCACTCGGTGGATGCCTGGTCCTCGGCGGAGATGCCGGGCGCGGTGCCGTAATGCGGGTTGAAGGTCAGCGGCGTGAGCCCGCGCCATCCACGAATGCATTCGGTAAGGCCGGGGCGGTCGCCGTTGTAGCGGTTGGGTAGGAGGTCGGACGCGTTCATGCCTTCCAACCAGGGGCGGTTCGACCAGGTTGCCCACTTGGATGCCGGATCCTTCGCGACCTCCGCGTCCATGTAGCGTTCGAGCAGTTCGCAGTCGCCGACGTGGATCGTCTGCGTAATCATATCGGGATACGCGTACTGCGGCACGCCGGCGTCGATGAGCCCGGGATGATTTTGCCCGTAGACGTATTGCTGGATGCCGCCGCCCGACCCGCCGACGCCGACGGTGTAGAGTGGCGTGCCGTATGCCGCGACGAACCGGTTCTTGACCATGAGCGCGGTTTCGCCGCCCACCTGAAGGTCGTAATGAGTCGAGGTGCGGGTGCCGGTGGAGTAGAGGATCGCGTAGCCCGTTTCGAGCCCGTAGGGATAGAGCATGTCGCCCGGGCTCGGATTGCCCTGGTAGTGTCCGATGCCCACCCCGCCCTGGAAGGCGTAGATGACGCGGCGATTCCAGGCGCTGAGGTCGGGCGCGCCGGCCTCCTGGCTCGCCGGCGACAGCATCGCGATGCTATAGATGAACCGGTTGATGGTGCCGCGTTCCCAGCGAACGATGAAGTCGACCGTCTCACCGTCGAGCGTGGTGGTTTGCGCGAGGTCGGCCGGCCGCGGGCCGGCGGGGTCGTACGGTTTCCAGTCGTCGTCGAGGGTGGAGCGGTAGACAAAGTCGACGGCCGTAGGGATGGTGCAGTCGGCGTCGACCGGCGCGCCGAGTCGGGCGCGGGCGCGGTGCTCTTCGGAGGCGCACACGAAGGGCGTCTGGGCCGGCCCCGAGAACATGGGGCCCTCTATGGGATAGTTGGTGAGGGTGATCGACGCCTTCGCCGAGCCGGCCCTGGCCTCGACGGTATTCGCCCCGTCCCGCAGTGCCGTGAGGACGCCTTCCAGCACGCCGTCCCCGTTCGGAGCAAACCCTTCCACCGGCTCGCCGTTCAGCGTGAGGACCGCTTCGGTCGCCGCGCTGCCGGCGATCTGCAGGCGCGCCATGCCGCCGCTGACCCACTCCGCCGGCCCGGAGACGACGTCGATGCGGAGGGCGTCCGGCGGCGCGCCGCAGCCGGCGAGGAGGGCGAGAAGGAGCACCATGGCCGTAGGTCGGGTTAGCGCAGCGTAACCCGACATCTGTAAATAAACGTATCGCATCGGTTCGTGTTGATGATGGTCGGTTAACGGTCTGGCGATGTTGGTGACGGATGTTTTTTGCATCGAATCGTCGGGTTACGGCCGGATGGGCCTTGAGGGCGTATGGGACCGTGCCGGCCGGCCCAACCCGACCTACGGTTTTGCTGGTGACGGATGTCGGTTGCATCGAATCGTCGGGTTACGGCCGGATGGGCCCGGAGGGCGTTTGGGAACGTAGCGGCCGGCCAAACCCGACCTACGGTTTTGCGATGTGCACCCTACACGTTGCATTATCCCCCGCTTCCCAATCCCTCCCAGAGCCCCTGCAAATACATGGCGCCGAGGCCGTAGGTCGGGTTAGCGTAGCGTAACCCGACATCTGTACACAATCGTATCGCATCGGTTCGTGTTGATGACGGTCGGTTAACGGTCTGGCGATGCTGGTGACGGATGTTTTTTGCATCGAATCGTCGGGTTACGGCCTGGCGATGCACGCGGATGTCACGGCATCGGGTTGTCGGGTTACGGCCGGATGGGCCTTGAGGGCGTTTGGGAACGTGGCGGCCGGCCCAACCCGACCTACGGTTTTGCGATGTGCACCATACATTTTGCATTATCCTCCGCTTCCCAATCCCTCCCAGAGCCCCTGCAAATACATGGCGCCGAGGGCGCGGTCGTAGAGGCCGTAGCCGGCGCGGCCGGTCTCGCCCCAGATCATCCGGCCGTGGTCCGGACGCATCGGGCCGCTGAAGCCGATGTCGCGGTAGGCTTTCATGACCTCCCGCATCGGGACGCTGCCGAAACGCGAGGGGTGCTCGCTTTCGTGGAACTGTTTCTCGCCGGTGACCCGGACGTTGCGGGAGTGGGCGAAGTGGATCCGGCCGGCGCCGCCGATCTCGCGGATCGTGGCGGGCAGGTCGTTCGCCGGGTTGGCGCCCAGCGATCCGGTGCATAGCGTGACGCCGTTGGCGGGGCTGTCGACCAGCCGGATGAAACGGCGGAGCGCCGCCTGCGACCCGATGATGCGGGGCAGGCCAAGCGTCGACCAGGGCGGGTCGTCGGGGTGGATCGCCATCCGCACGCCGGCGGACTCGGCGACCGGGATGACGCGCTCCAGGAAATAACCGAGGTGATCCCAGAGCTGCTCCTCGTCCATCGTCTTGTAGGAGTCGAAGAGGGCGTTGAGCTGCCGGGCGTCGTAGGCGGTGGCCCATCCGGGGAGCGAGCCCGTGCCCTGCGACAGGTCGATCCGCCCGAGCGCCTCGTGGTCGTAGCTGAGGGCCGTCGAGCCGTCGGGCATCGGCATCGCGAGGTCGGTGCGCGTCCAGTCGAACACCGTCATGAAGTTGTAGCACAGCACGGGGATGCCGGTGGCGCCGGCGTGCTCGACGCTGCGGCAGTAGTTCTCGATCAGCGCGTCGCGCGAAGGCTTTCCGAGCTTGATGTCCTCGTGGACGGGGATGCTCTCGATGACGTCGAACGCGAGGCCGGCGGCCTCGATGGCGGCCTTAAGCTCCTGGATTTGTTCGAGCGGCCATACTTCGCCGGGCGGGATATCGTACAGCGCGCTGACGATCCCGACCATCCCGGGAATCTGCCGGATAGAGTCCAGCGTCACCCGGTCGTCGGGGCCGTACCAGCGGAAGGTCATGCGCATAGGGGCAGGTAGAAAGTTGGCGGGTTGCGGGTTGGCAGGCTTGTCCTGAGGGCCGCAGGCCTGAAGGATCTACGGCAGGTTGCAAGTTCGAGTGTGCGGCACCAACCTGCAACCGTACTAACGGTCAGGCTGCAACTATACAACCGGCTGTCCGCCTCGGGCATTTTCCCGTCGGGATGCTTGATGTTCGCCGGAAGCGCTATCTTGCAGGACGAACCTCCCACTGAAACGCTGTACCCATGGCCTCTTCGCTCCGCCCCCGTTTTTCCCTCTACGTCCTCGTTCTTTCGCTCGCCTTCGGCCTCACGGCTTCGGCGCAGACGAAGTCGCAACAGAAATCTCCGCCCCTCGCCGAAGCGAGTCCGGAGTCCGTCGGCATGTCCGCCGAGCGGCTGGCGCGGATCGATGCGATGTGCCGGGAGGCGGTGGCCGACGGCGACGTCCCGGGTGTCGTCGCGCTCGTTGCCCGGCATGGCAAGATCGTGTTCTGGAAGGCCTACGGCTCGGCCGACAACCAGGCCGGCCGCGCGCTCAAGCGGGACGATATCTTCCGCATCGCCTCGCAGAGCAAGGCGATCACGTCCACGGCCGTCATGATGCTATGGGAGGAAGGCCGGTTTCAGCTGGACGACCCGATTTCGAAGTACATCCCGGCGTTCAAAAACCCGCAGGTGCTGCAGAGCTTCCAGTACCGCGACACCACCTACACCACGGTGCCGGCCAGCCGCGAGATCCGCATCCGCGATCTCCTCACCCACACCTCCGGCCTCGGCTACGGCGTGATCGACGGCGACGAGCGGTTCCAGATGATGTATGAGAAGGCCGGCGTCACCGACCTGTTCACCACCGAAAATATCTCCATCGAGGAAAGCGTCAAGAAACTGGCCACGCTCCCGCTGCACCACAATCCCGGGGAGAAGTTCACCTACAGCGAAGGCCTCGACGTGCTCGGGTATTTCATCGAGGTCGTCTCCGGCAAGCCGTTCGACGTGTTTCTGCGCGAGCGGCTGTTCGATCCCCTCGGGATGAACGACACCTGGTTCTACCTGCCCGAAAACAAGGGCGATCGGCTGGTCGCCGTACAGCGGAAATCGAGCGAAGGCGACTGGGAACGGTATCCCGTCACGTTCTACGACCCGGATTATCCCCGGAAAGGCGCCCGGCGATTCTTCTCCGGCGGCGCCGGCCTGTCGAGCACGGCGAAAGACTACGCGACCTTCCTGCAGATGTACCTCAACGGCGGCGAGCTGAACGGAACGCGCATCCTGAGCCGAACGACCATCGAGACCATGATGAGCAACCAGACGGGCGACCTCTACGGGACCAGTACGCGCAACTACTACGGCCTGGCGTTCGGCGTCGTCGACGAGCACGGCGAAGCGCGGGGCGGGCAGGGGAGCGCCGGCACGTTTACCTGGGGCGGGTATTTCAACACCCAGTATTTCGCCGACCCGCAAGAGGAACTCGTCGGCATCCTGATGAAACAGACCCAGGGCCCGACGACCGACGAAACCGGCTGGAAGTTTCAGCTCCTGGTCGGGCAGGCGGTGGATGATTGATGGAGGTTAAATCATCATAAATCCAGGGTGCTGGAGCCAGGATCGGAGGAAGAGGGGATCGGAGACGTGGTACTGGAAGTAGCCGTTGACGGTGCAGAGCCGGCCGCGCATGCGCTGCAGGTTCTGGATCTTTTCGCGCTGGGACTCCGTCAGGCGGCCGGGCGTCAGGAAGCCGCAGTAATCGACCAGGCCGCGCAGTTTTTCGGCGAGGATGAGCGTGAGTCCGCCGATGAGGTGGTGGTCGCTCGCCTCGGTTTCATAGCTGCCGACAGTGAAGGCGTAGGTTGGCTTCCAGCCGAAGCAGGCCCCGATCACCTCCGCCTCGTGGTCGTCGATGAGCGTTTCGTTGGTGTAGAAGCTCATGTAGAGCCGGCGTGCCGGTCCGCGGTACCGGATGCGGATCGGGTACCCGTTGGCGAGGGAGAAGTCCCATCCCTCTTCGTCGAACAGGCCGGGCTCGAAGTCCGTGCTAATTTTACGGAGCCCCTGCTCGAGGATTTCGATATGTTTTTCAGTGAGCGGTCTGGGGAGCAGGATGCGCGCGCGAAGTCCCATGGGTCTGTGTCGTGAGCGACATGCCGGCGCGGCCGGCGGGAGACGGTCTATGGCCTGAATTCGTCGCAGACGCGCATGCCGGCGAATTTATCGGCTAACCTCGCACCATGGCCAGCAGCGCCCCGACGTCCGTCGTGCGGGCGCTGGCTTCGACCGCCGGCTGGTTGGCCGCAAACAGCGCCTTGCCGCGCTCGACATGCTCGGCAAAGAGGCGTTTCAGCGTCTCCGGCTCCAGCTTGCGGCCGGCGGCGTAGTAGGACTTGGCCGCCTGCCCCACCGCATAGGTCGAGGCAAACGTCACTGCCGCGCCGGTCGCCGCGCTGCCCACGCGGCCCGCCATCTTCCCCAGCGTGCCTTTCAGGACGCCGCCCACGATCTTCCGCGCGAAGTTCTCGACGACCTGCGACGTCATGCCAACCCCAACCGTCGCCAGCAGCTCGCGGATGTGTCCCTGGTCGAGCGTATAGCCGTAGTGCTGCCCGATGCTGTACACGAGCTTCATCTGCAGCGGGATGATGGCCATGGAGGCGAGGGACTGGGGGAGCAGTTCGAGGCCCCCGTTGATGACGGCGTATTTGAGGATGAGCGGATCGAGGATCGGGTCCTCCTGGAGCGCGCCGGCCGCCTCGGTACCCGGCGATTCGGGGATCGGGTCGGGGCCGTCGAGCGGGAGGGTCGCGAGGGCGTCGCCCTGCGCGAGGATAGCGCGCGAGGACGCGGTGTCGAGCCCCAGGGCCGCGCGGAGGCGTTCGAGGAAGGCTTTTTCGCCGGCGGTGGTGGCGCCGTCCGCGTCACAGACGCCGACGGCCATCTCGTAGGCGAGGGTTCGCAGCGCCGGCGTGTCGAGCGTCGCGGCCGCCGCGTCGAGATCCACCTGGCCGAGGACGACGCGGGTGTAGAGGGACGGCGAGAAGCCGGCGCCGAGGCTATCGAAGATCTCCTTGATTCGAGTCCGCTCGGCGTCGTGTTGCTGCCCGTCGGCGAAAGCGGCCATGAGGCAGGCGGTGGCGATGGCGTCGCGCTGGTCCTGGGTGATATCCATAGTCGTATCGCTGGCTGGTTGATGTGCCGCTGGTACGCGCTTCGGGCAAAGATGTTGGGGCGTTGTGCGCCTACCCCTTGCTAGTAAGCGCTTTTCTGGTGATATTTTTGGGCCCACCCACCGCAACCCCATACCGCAGGCCCGATCATGCGTACTACCCGACGCCGCTTCCTTCAGCACACCGCCGGCCTCGCCGCCGCCTCACTTTTTACGCCCCAGCTGCTCCGCGCCCAGATCGCTTCGGCCATCCCCGGAGGTCGGATTGCCTTTCAGACCTGGGTCGTGCGCGACCAGATCGGCAGCAACTTCATGGGGATGCTGAAATCCATGGCGGCCCAGGGGTATAACGGGCTGGAGCTGTGCTCGCCGCCGAGTTATGACAAGGCCGGCTTTGGCGCGCTGCTGAAATACTCGGGAAAAGAGCTGCGAGCGATACTGGAAGGGGAGGGGTTCCACTGCGAGAGCAGCCACTACAACTTCCGTGAGCTCCGCGACAGCCTGCCGGAACGGATCGCGTTCGCGAAAGACATGGGCTACACGCAGATGGTCGTCTCCAGCTTCGGTCTGCCGAAAGAAGCAACGATGGACGACTGGAAGAAGGCAGCCGACACCATGAACCTGATCGGCGAGAAGACGAAGCAGGCCGGCCTGCAGCTCGGCTTCCACAACCACCACGGCGAGTTCGAGAAGATCGACGGCACGCTGATCTACGATGTGCTGCTCGAACGCCTCGACCCCGACCTCGTCAAGCTCCAGTTCCAGGTGGCCGTCGTCAACATCGGGTACAAGGCGGCCGACTATTTCCGGAAGCATCCGGGCCGCTTTGTCTCGGCGCACCTGTCGGACTGGTCGCCGGCGAAGGAGTCGCAGGTCGCGATCGGATCCGGGATGGTCGACTGGAAGGATTTCTTCGAGGCCGCAAAAGTGGGCGGACTCAAAAACGTCTATGTCGAGATGGCACCCGAGGTGCTGGCGGACTCGGCGGCGTATCTGAAAAAGATGGCGTGATTCACCGCGCCACCGCCATCGGCGCCGGCCACTGGATGGCGACTCCGTCACCCATCAGCCGGCGCTGGAAGTCGGCCAGCCGGCCGGCGTCCGCGCGGACCTGCCGCGGCGCGGCGCCGGTATCCAGGCAGAACGCCGCCAGCATCCCCGCGGACTCGCCGATGTTCCATTCGACGGGGTGCAGCCGATAGCAGCCGTTCGTGATGTGGGTGACGCCCAGATTTTTGCACGCCGGCAGCAGGTTTTCCATCCGCACCGGCAGCAGGGCGCCGAGCGGGATCTCGAACGGCAGCGAGCTGATGTCGATGTAGTTGTCTCCTCCGGTGGAGGGATGCAGGTCGATCCGGTAACTGCCCACGCCCACCGAATCCGGGAACGAGGCGGCCGTCACCTCGCCGGCCGGCAAACCGGTCTCGGCCATCCGGGCTTCCAGGCCCACATGCTGCTCTTTCACGGTGAACTCGGCCACGATCCGTCGCGACTCACGGATGTAGGGGCGTTTGGCGAGCCCGTGCTCGGTGCCGCACACGTCGCCCCGGAGCCGGAGTCCGGGCCATCCCATCCCCCCGTCCTCGCGCGGCGCTTCGGTTTGCAGCCAGTAGACGAGGG
Encoded proteins:
- a CDS encoding gluconate:H+ symporter, which codes for MSTAFLISLAVVGIGLLLFLVIVVRLQAFIALLLASLFVAIVGGIPISEIARTIQDGMGSTLGYIAVVVGVGAMFGELLQVSGGAERIARTLLDRFGEKKSQWALALTGLIVSTPVFFDVALILFIPLVYSLARRAKTSLLYYGVPLIAGMGVAHAFIPPTPGPVAVAALLNADLGWVILFGLIAGVPATAVGGILYGKFISARMDIAIPEYMARDMPSGDIESKELPSFATVMTIIGLPIVLILANTVTGVMLPKDSLVAQWVGFIGHPFIALILAALLAFYTLGTLRGYSRDDIQRIATRSMEPVGLIILVTGAGGVFGKVLIATGVGTALADMMAASGLPMVLLAFVIALVVRLSQGSATVSMVTAAGLIAPVIETGSFSAPLVGCITIAIAAGATMVSHVNDSGFWLVSRYMGMTEKQTIQSWTVVSSIVGLVGLVVVLVASAFL
- a CDS encoding CBS domain-containing protein, with amino-acid sequence MPIEWVGESLPTTYKPEETRPVTPSDRGKSDREQNAAWTNRRGARGANPYNQALTRQNQRLEQAVFAKEVMQTRMQTVEPEQPLHVAVKLFADHHIDHLPVKNRSGKLVGILSQHDVMRTLAGGRRPEDVLIAEVMTGHVLTATGNTTLREISRVMVMEDIHCIPIVDSGQKMIGLLTAADMLQCMVNHHKLNVWI
- a CDS encoding PQQ-dependent sugar dehydrogenase; translation: MMHRIALFLVALAGTTGLPAVAQTPTRSDILVTRLGTVFPDAVQLERSLRSEELYYMRVNGNIYRLIENEQGWESDLLYTTDSHGLNAPQGMAIGPDDTIYLVGNEADDLVTTAWIKRGVRVDPSNPQNHARTWSTLARTEPYPLTGDGFNHLFNGVVVSPDGAYVFVNSGARSDHGEVHENAGNFPGLRDIPLTTVIFRLPADSTDLLLPNDSTALAPYVFARGIRNTFSMAFGPTGDLFGTENSGDRNDPEELNWIREGHHYGFPWRMGDNETPQQFPGFDPDQDPLINPTSTAYLRGFFYDDPSFPTPPAGVTFTDPIPNRGPDADRYMDPLNGEIIDASEAGESIHSFTAHRSPLGLVFNRSDRIIVDAGQVIAEEFREDAFVLSWNDPTTNLLAPMEDDGEDLLHIDLEKIGDAYVMHATQLVTGFDHPIDAVFDPLETTLYVIENGASRGLWEVQLPVMSVDIEPEVPQPDYALSVYPSPASGSSTIAYTLPADGAVRIALFDLLGRRLDVLVDARQAAGPHEVRMDWSDRPAGLYFVRMETAGRAVIQAVAHR
- a CDS encoding DUF6351 family protein translates to MVLLLALLAGCGAPPDALRIDVVSGPAEWVSGGMARLQIAGSAATEAVLTLNGEPVEGFAPNGDGVLEGVLTALRDGANTVEARAGSAKASITLTNYPIEGPMFSGPAQTPFVCASEEHRARARLGAPVDADCTIPTAVDFVYRSTLDDDWKPYDPAGPRPADLAQTTTLDGETVDFIVRWERGTINRFIYSIAMLSPASQEAGAPDLSAWNRRVIYAFQGGVGIGHYQGNPSPGDMLYPYGLETGYAILYSTGTRTSTHYDLQVGGETALMVKNRFVAAYGTPLYTVGVGGSGGGIQQYVYGQNHPGLIDAGVPQYAYPDMITQTIHVGDCELLERYMDAEVAKDPASKWATWSNRPWLEGMNASDLLPNRYNGDRPGLTECIRGWRGLTPLTFNPHYGTAPGISAEDQASTEWTHFGDLVQIYGTNADGYARRTWDNVGVQYGLQALLDGHISPDEFIDLNARIGGWKPAKESVQEGQPYLPEGGLDIHSARNMTLSPNDAGDPPAPRTTADAGAIEAAYTSGMVFTGQIDIPLIDWRHYLEEVLDMHNSHQSFAIRQRMLNHDGDAANQVVWFTDTGTDRERYDQTPLAFQVIDEWMANLRDHPERGVAGNKPDRAVDSCYDVDGSLIYSGPDAWNGILDDRPKGPCAERFPVYRTSRIVAGGPITGDVFKCQLQPIDDAVRQGLYGAWEMSPQQRTRMEAIFPEGVCDYTRPDARRPPLP